A genomic segment from Spinacia oleracea cultivar Varoflay chromosome 3, BTI_SOV_V1, whole genome shotgun sequence encodes:
- the LOC110802968 gene encoding uncharacterized protein, translated as MVHLPVHLVEQVKLGGLVGNRCMYGIERYLWELKQDVRNKGRPEGSMAEGYQAKECAAFIARYLKKSNNPSHIVDNHSNSKSFFPKVGRPIKGKGRTSKKKKHPGFMIDRIIWAQAHRYVLFNCDCEEVERYINEHQIFVSTQRKRKWNSAQDHSKDFMEWFRDQVDLKLREDERE; from the exons ATGGTTCATTTACCTGTGCATTTGGTGGAACAAGTTAAGCTAGGTGGTCTTGTTGGAAATAGGTGTATGTATGGAATTGAGAGGTATCTGTGGGAGTTAAAACAGGATGTTCGGAATAAGGGTCGTCCGGAAGGCTCGATGGCAGAGGGATACCAAGCTAAAGAATGTGCTGCCTTCATTGCTAGATATTTGAAAAAGTCAAACAATCCTTCACATATAGTTGATAATCATAGCAATTCAAAGTCATTTTTCCCTAAGGTAGGACGTCCTATCAAGGGAAAAGGAAGAACCtccaagaaaaagaagcatcctGGTTTCATGATTGATCGTATCATATGGGCTCAAGCGCATCGATATGTCCTATTCAATTGTGATTGTGAAGAAGTCGAGAGATACATCAA TGAGCACCAGATTTTTGTTAGCACTCAACGGAAAAGAAAATGGAATAGTGCTCAGGATCATAGCAAGGATTTCATGGAATGGTTTAGAGATCAAGTTGATTTGAAGCTTCGAGAAG ATGAAAGGGAATAA